The region aaataaagaaaaaacctaatattcatactaatggcgcatcacatgacagtgcgccattagtatgccaaaggatactaatggcgcgtcactaaagggtgcgccattagtatgcgaagttactaatggcgcatcttgctgttgtgcgccattagtatgccaaagcacctgggtatacatggccccctgggaggcatactaatggcgcactgttggatatactaatgacgcatctcaggtgcgccattagtataccggatactaatggcgcatcagtggtgcgccattagtgcgcatcagtggtgcgccattagtaagatatactaatggcgtggcactaatggcgcatcactaatgcgccattaatggccaaattaggtgcgccattagtaggccttttcctagtagtgtctagaGGAGTGTGATTTAGATTTCCACGAAGACACCGTGAAGTCAGAAAACATTGACCCGGGTCTTGCATCATCTAAACGTACCTCGCGAACCTCACCAACCAAGTGGGAGATGAGCGCGGACCATCATATTTGGCATCCGCTTCATCATCATCCTCGGTTTCAGGGTTTGGTAGGGCATTGTTACACTTCGGAGAAACCTTTAAACGGTCAATCTCCATGTGTTTAAGTTCCCCAACCGACAGATTAATTTCATTATCATTCTTTCCCATAGATACACCAACATTATTTAAACTACTAGTAATAAGACTATCCGGAAAAGAAAGGAAAGACTGAGCAGGCAATGTACCTGGCGCGGGTTCCAAATTCCTGCAGTCCTGGCGACGCATCGCCTTCACAAGGGAGTGCTCATCAGTCGCAGAGGAGCCATCAGCAGCAAGCAGGGGCGGAGATAGGGGGTGCCAGCAGGGGTCAGACACCCCCCATCGCCTCGCCCCCCCTATTAGGTTTCGTTAGCTTCTACACGTATATATATACGGTGGCTGATCTGTCGTAGTTTAGCGCTAATGGACTAGCATGCCAACTGCCCAGCCCAAAGGCCCAAAGCATCGCTTGATCCACAGGTGTCAGTAAAAAAAGGATTACATCCAGCCGTTAGATCGAGTAGTTAATTCCCTATCCTTCCGATGAATACGTTCGTGGCTTCTAGATCAGCTCGCTCCGTCCGCCCGTCGCGACGTTGCTTCTCGCTGCTTCCGCCGTTGTGGTTGTGGCACAGCCGCACAGGGCAGAAGGCAGTACACTCCCAGGGGCATTGTATCTACGAGAGAGGCCACTAGTACTCGTCTACAACACTGGCAGGCCTGAACACTGGCGTCGCTCATCAACAGATCGACTTCCAAGGAATCAAGGTACACCAATGGTATATAGTTATCCATGTGAATCAGTACAATTCGTTTCAAACGAATTATTTAATTTACTAATTAGGGAAGATTGTAATTTAGAAATCTAATTTCACTTGTTAAATATTTCATGGAAAATAGATTCATTTTACAAGCTCAAATATTACCGAGAATTCAAATCCACTTGAGGAGCAACCTACTTAACATGATAATTTAATCTCATGTTATTACAAAACATATGTTTCCATTCATATCAATTCTATTTTTGAGACTATATTTTAGTGTAGTGTCTCTGAAACGNNNNNNNNNNNNNNNNNNNNNNNNNNNNNNNNNNNNNNNNNNNNNNNNNNNNNNNNNNNNNNNNNNNNNNNNNNNNNNNNNNNNNNNNNNNNNNNNNNNNNNNNNNNNNNNNNNNNNNNNNNNNNNNNNNNNNNNNNNNNNNNNNNNNNNNNNNNNNNNNNNNNNNNNNNNNNNNNNNNNNNNNNNNNNNNNNNNNNNNNNNNNNNNNNNNNNNNNNNNNNNNNNNNNNNNNNNNNNNNNNNNNNNNNNNNNNNNNNNNNNNNNNNNNNNNNNNNNNNNNNNNNNNNNNNNNNNNNNNNNNNNNNNNNNNNNNNNNNNNNNNNNNNNNNNNNNNNNNNNNNNNNNNNNNNNNNNNNNNNNNNNNNNNNNNNNNNNNNNNNNNNNNNNNNNNNNNNNNNNNNNNNNNNNNNNNNNNNNNNNNNNNNNNNNNNNNNNNNNNNNNNNNNNNNNNNNNNNNNNNNNNNNNNNNNNNNNCCGCGCCGAAGCCGTGGCAGAATCATGCGTTGCTGCTACATGCAGGGAAATAGGCAACATAGCACTCGAGCTAATTCCCCCCTGCAAACAATAACCGAGCTAAAAAAATCAGGAGTTCGTACAGCTGGCGACATAGTCTTCAGCGGGCAATGCTCACTGTCAGTCAACCTCGTCATCTACCCAcgtactccatccgttccaaaatagatgacccaattttatactaaagttagtataatgttgagttatctattttggaacggagagagtacatagctAGTCAGTTCGTGCGCCAAGCACGTCCTCGTGCAAACTGCCGCACGCCGCGCACGTCCACGCATGTAATCTACGTGCCCCGTGCTCACCTGTAACCTATACATATGCCAATGCATTCATCGGCAGCACCCAAATTGCATTGCCCAAACTCCTCTCTCTACTCACACCCACCTATAAAATAACGTATTGCGAAACGAAAGGAATCATACATGGTTTGGAACGGAAATGGATTCTCTCAAATGAAAAGCAAACGGAAATGGACAGTACTCCTACAAAAACCTACTAGTAATAAGTAACATACCATAAAAAGGAAACCGTAGCTGTTTCTCTGCATCCTGCACCTTTCAGCTAAAAAAAGACCTTTTTCAATAAAGGGTGTACTTTATTGCCTCAAAATGGAGCATCAAGAGACTAGGATGGACGAGATGGCCTACAGAATGAACGGTGAGAACGCGAACTACGGCTCCCTAGCCAATCCGTGCGCCCCCTGCTCCTGCAGCGGCTCCGCTGTTGCCGTCGACGACAGCCTCGTTGCCTTCACCCTTGGCACCGACACCGGCGGCAGCGTCAGGGTGCCGGCCGCCTACTGCGGCATATTCGGCCTCCAGCCTTCTCATGAATTGGTGTCCACCGAAAATGTCGGCCCCATGGCGCAGATGTTCCACACTATCGGTAATTTCTGTCTAGCTAACTGTCAGTGTTCAGCACACAAATCTATTCATTCAGTTGTCATCATTCCTACAGACTGTTTCAAGATCTTGGGCTCTGTGGACGACCACACCTACGAGTTCCTCAATGACTCAGCGGCCAAGATGTTCGGCAGCAAGTAGCTAGCATGAACTCCAACTCACCATCATATCAGAGTGGAGCAGAGCAGGGCAGAGCAAAGCTTAGATGGAGTATAAGTATTTTGAAGCTCTGCTTTTGGTTGTTGACTGACTGGCAGGTCATGCAGTAGACAATATTAACCTCAGGAAGTTCATGAATGACGGCCCGCCCTCGTCCACATCATCATCGTGTGTGCCGGCTGTGTCCGCCATCTCGCACGTCATGCGAGTCGTCCAAAGGTTTGTTGGTTTCAGTCACAACCTACTTACCCTGTTTAGTCAGACGAACTTGGTATGTTTTATGCATCGGCGTAATAATGCCGAATGACACATGCATATCTTCAGCTCTGAATTCAAAGCAAACCATGAGGAATGGGTAAACATGGTGAAACCTAACCTTGGCCCCGACATCCGAGAGGGAGTGCATGAGGACATTGCATCGGCGGATGAATCCGCATCGGATTCAaggctgcacttgctgctctgctcAAGGTAAATGCATCCACTATTCATTGTTCAAACAGAACTTGGAACAATAATCCCATTGCTGCACCTATTTTCTAAACATGTAGTCTGTCATGCAGCAATAGGAGTTGATTTATTTTTCTTGCTCTGCTCGAATGGATCTGTAGGAGGATGGAATCCTGGGGATCCCTAAGGTACCCGGCATGCCACCGAGGCTGcaaatggaggtggcgctgttggaGGACTTCCGGGCGAGGGCCTTCTCCCTGTTGTCCATCGCCGGCCTGTCGGGATTCTGGCAGGTCAGCATCCTGCTGGGCATCCGCGGTAGCGTCCCGGTGTCGGTCTGGCTGCTTGCACGGTATGGCATGGACCACTTCCTCATCGTCGTGGCACAGGATCTCCACAAGGCGCTCCGAGCCAAGTTCCCAGTAGCGTGGAGGTCCTTAGATTAGCCTAATTCTGTCATATCTTGCTGAATGCTCAAGTACAGGAGATTGTATGATTCTGTCTGAAGATATGCAATATATAGGGTGAAGAGCAGAGCAGAGCTGGCAGAGTGTGTGGAGTACATATAGATTTTGACGATGATACCAACAAATTCAGACCGATGATTAAAACAAACAGAAATACTTCACACAACACAACAATACCTGCTAATGCTATGCACTTCAGAATCATGCACAACTGCTTACAGAACATAGGCAGATAATATCCATGTTTACAAGCTCCATAAAAATCAAAAAGACCATGATAAATACTGGCACCTAAGCAAACCGTCTCATAGAGGCTAATTAAGCAAAAAGGAACCTTTCCTCTGCTCCCTACCGCCTTCTCTTTGAGGCCCTCCTAGTTTTGGTGATCTGCTTTGAAACAAAAAAGGCTGCAATACCATGTGCCGAGAACCAGTACATACTGTATTCCGTCATACCAGGTTGATGGATGAAACAATCAATTGCCTCTGTTCGTATTTCCTCCTCCTTTTGGTGTAAGCTACTCCCGTCCGAGAATAATGGGTCATGAGGTGCAAAGAAAACATGCATCTGTAGAGGTGGCCAGGCCTTTATAGCGTTTATACGCACTTCATCAGTTGAGCTCCGCGAGCAGTACTCAGAAGCTGAAAAACAACAGCGAAAATCAACTGACATAACTTCTTGAGGAAATCTGCCGGATAACTCAGATGAAATGATATTGCTAGCAGAAGGCTGGTTGAGTCCACTAGCTGTGCAACAAAATGGGTCTGGACTCCGACGTGTAATCTCTTTAACCATGCCTTCGCACCATACTGAACCGAAATATGAAACGTCTTGTGTGGGTAATTGGGTGAGTTCCCAAGTTGCATCTTCAACCAAAGACTTGAATTGAGGTCCAAGTGACTGCAAACATTTTGCGGTAATTCCAACTATGTTTGTGCTTTTGTATAGTCTTAGAATCAGCGTTAGATCACCATTTTTAAGTGGCACCTTGCGATCTTTGTAATCAAAATTTAGCAGTGCGACTCTGCCATACTCTTCCATATAACCCGTCAGTATAAGAAGTGAGAAACCCTTGCTTTCTTGCACCATATAATAGGAGAGACCCTTGCCTTCAAGAAGATGTCTGATGGGAGAAGTGAGAAACCTGTAGTGAGAAAGTGAACATCCTGAGTCCACGTCCCTGACAAACCTGTCGGCTTCCTCGACAAACCGCTCAAATCTTCCAACAACAGAGCTACTCAGCACATCTTGATTTGGGACAATGAAAGAGGGCATCACAGTATGCATAATCTTTCTGCGTAAAGAGGGTACCATTTGCTGACGAGCCCTCGCCCTGCTGAGCAGAACACCGCACTCCTTGGAGACATCCATCAACTTCTTCTTCAGGCAAAACAACGTCATGATGGTGATGGGCATCATCCTGGTCCTCTCCAGCCCCAAATTCAGCCTCATGTGCGCCATCTCCAGCCTCTCCATGAGTTCCTCCTGGGACGCCTTTTCGCCGCGGCTGCTGAACAGGAAGGAGAAGGCTCCACTCACAGCCTCCTGCACAACTGCTGATGCTACCATTTCCTCCATTGTTTTCTTTTCCTGCAGAGAAATTAAACCAGGAAATATGAGTGAGGTTCACAGCTGGTTCATGAACCCATGCCATGATAGATCGATAGATAGAgacagagagagatggagagagaggtCACCTTCTCCTCGACGATTTCACTTCAGTTCTTGGGTAGCAGATGATGTAAGCGGGTGAAGTGAAGAGAGGGTATATAGATGGACGAGATATCTAGCTGAGTGCGAATGCAAGAAGTGAGACGTGTAAAAAGTCTCTATTAATAGGGAGTGTGAAATAGGGAGTGTGCAGGAAGCAACGAGGAAACTTGGGTAAACGCTTAAAGTTAAGACGAAGCAGCGAGGAAAGTGGTGGGCGTTTGAAACGAAGGAGCGAGGTATTTTCACCTCCTTTCCACGGCAATGGAAGATAAGTTAGAGGAATAGTGCCGCAAGTGCACACGGCCGGGCAGTAGTGCCGTCACATCATTGCGTGTTGTACTGCTGTCAGATCATTGCATGCTGCGTGCCTGCCAAGGGGCAAGAGAACGTGGCCCTTTTTTGCATGGCCTGCATTCACATGCTGCTTGTGTCTTATTGTGATGGCTGCTTTTTCCTCACTCTCCAAAGCAAACCAAAATACCTTGGGTCAATGACAATAAGTCCATAGATCAGCTAGGTAAGTACAAGGCtacgattttttatttttttcgacaAAGGGTGGATTATGTTGGCTCAAAATACAGCATCAAAAGAATACAAACACAATGAcctctgcatagttaggatgcacacaaccaacgcGAACACACAGAAAAACACGTCGTCAACtagcaaagtcatacaagaccaaGCTATGTGTAGGCGAGAAAAACGAAAATAACACCAAagctatgattttttttcatacacCGGAGCACTGGCGGAGCTTCGGCAAGGCCGAGTGGGCCGTGGCCCGCCCAGGTCTgcagcaaaaatattttttatatgAAGCCCATGGCAAGGAGAAAACACGCAGGAATACAGGAATATATCAGGCATCACAGTGTTAGCCTCACACAGTCGCATGTGTTCTGACGAAAAGAAAACACGCAGCGGAGCCGAGGTGCTCAGGAGCAGCCGCCGGTACTGGACACTTACACATATATGGTTCAGAATAAAAATTAGAGCTCTTTGGCCCGCCCAAATATTTGTTTGAAGCTCCGCCACTGCACCGGAGTACATATATTAGTTTGGTGAAGTTCCCTGAAACAACAGAAGCATCCTACTTTTCACTGTATAAGTAAGCCTACGAGTTGATCCAGTGCAAAAACAATTCAGTAGAACATGTTTTTTTTGGCGTGCTCATTCAATACTCTTAGGCAATCATCACCTACATATGCAGTTTGTTCCATGTGAAGTCAATGACTGAATTTTCATGGCATTGTTCAGGTTAGCTTGGTGAAGTTGCGTTCAGCAAAGAAGATATGTTTAAATGGGGAATTTTTGCAGGCAATATCCATCTAGAACCACTTACTAAGATTGATATTCCCAATCTTTATTGCTACGGCGAACGTTTATAAAGCGGTGCAACGTGGGACTAAGCGATTTGCAGTGGTGCGCAGTTACCTGAGTGGTCACTGGCTGGCGCCACACCCGCTCCTGCCCTTTGGCGTCGCCGTCGTGGGAAGACTGGAAGTTAGTTTTGTTTCTGGTGCGCGCGCCTCCCTCCTGCACTCCGGTGGCCGGCAATGTGCCCCCTCCCGTCTCCGGCGCCAAGAAAGATGGGAGGACCCATGCTAACGCGATGGCGGGAGATCAGCGACAGACAAGAGCCTTAGAGGGAGGGAGGGTATCCCCACCGGCCGGCGAGCACCCATGGGACTTTTTTCCCAATTGTTGAAAAGCGAACGTCAGAATTCTCGCACGTTGGCGTGTACTTCCTCTACATTGTATGTTCCCTGCACGAATCTCAGGGCAGGAGGGATGCCACGCCACGCTAGGTGTTGGTGCAGCCACGTATGAATCATGCATGAGTCGTGTGTATAGCAGCGTTGTTAGCTACTGCATCTAACTTCCACCCGGGATACAACAGGGGGGTGACGGATTATGCAAAAACTAGTTTTAGATACATGAAAAATTTACAACAaaaacatttttttcctttttcacaaaTGGCAAACTATGCAAAAAGAAAAAAGTTTTAGATACATGgcaattttttttcttgttttcaaTTCGTCCATGAAAATTTTATTAATTCTTATTCATACCGTACCATGGCAACTTTATATTATAGACCAGGGAAAATTTAATTTATGGACCTCAGCGGAGACCATGGCAAATTTAATTTATGGACCTCAGCGGAGTCTCGGTGATAAACgctctggagatgccctaacattgTTTTTTTTAGGGAAGCAGAATTACATTATGGGGTATCAATAAGATACGTTCGTCGCAACAAACTAGAAAAAAATGACAGAGTGCCGACTCTCAGAAATGACATAATATTTGTCCGCATACTGGTAGAAACACGTCTTGTTGACACATATACGGTAGCCGGCCATGGAACACTGTCCCCTAAACTGCCATCTATGTCTTTTTTTAAGTCCACAACGCTCCAAATGATTATTGAAAATAGCATAACTCATCTCCTAGTACAACAATAGTTTAAATATAAATATTACATCTGACATAACCGAATCCACAAACTTTTCCAATtcattgatttaaattcaatggtACTAATG is a window of Triticum dicoccoides isolate Atlit2015 ecotype Zavitan chromosome 2B, WEW_v2.0, whole genome shotgun sequence DNA encoding:
- the LOC119366608 gene encoding uncharacterized protein LOC119366608 is translated as MEEMVASAVVQEAVSGAFSFLFSSRGEKASQEELMERLEMAHMRLNLGLERTRMMPITIMTLFCLKKKLMDVSKECGVLLSRARARQQMVPSLRRKIMHTVMPSFIVPNQDVLSSSVVGRFERFVEEADRFVRDVDSGCSLSHYRFLTSPIRHLLEGKGLSYYMVQESKGFSLLILTGYMEEYGRVALLNFDYKDRKVPLKNGDLTLILRLYKSTNIVGITAKCLQSLGPQFKSLVEDATWELTQLPTQDVSYFGSVWCEGMVKEITRRSPDPFCCTASGLNQPSASNIISSELSGRFPQEVMSVDFRCCFSASEYCSRSSTDEVRINAIKAWPPLQMHVFFAPHDPLFSDGSSLHQKEEEIRTEAIDCFIHQPGMTEYSMYWFSAHGIAAFFVSKQITKTRRASKRRR